The nucleotide window CAAGATTTTTTTGATAATTTTAAAATTTTTTAACTTTTTTATCATTTAAATCATTTCTATTCCCCTTTAGTTCTATTATTTATTTAAAATCAAAGAATTTAAATAACAGCTTTTTTAATTGTTTTGAAATGTGTTTTACAGCACATTTCAGCTTTAAATCCTTTTTTAATAGATAATTCTTTGTAAGATTCAATAACTTTATTTGAAGCTCCCAGAGGGAGTTCATAAAGTAATTTTTTAGATAATTCTGATATTTCTTCTAAAAAATTAAATCTACTAATTATTGAAGAAATAGCGCAAGATAGAAATTTACTTTCTGCTTTAGTTTGAAAAATATTTATATTTTCAACTTCAATAGAAATATTTTTCAAATATTGAATATATTTTTCTTTCGGGCAGAATTGATCAATTATTGTTTTTTTAGGCATTGTCTTATTTTTTTGTAAAAGTTTTTCTTTTAAAGAAGATCAAACAATATTATGAGCATAACTTAAAAGAATATTTAGATTTTTAAATTCTGAATAAAGCCTATTGTATTCTTTAGCCCCAAAAGATATTGAAATAATGTTATTTCTTAATATTTCTTTAAGTTTTGGAGCTAAATAATAAACATTTGCATCACTCAATAATTTTGAATCATTTATTTTAGGAAGTAAATTTTCTTTTTGAAGTTTTAAATAATCCTCCACTTCAAGAAAAGTAATTGCAATGTGAAGTCCGCCAAAAAAATCTCCCTTACCGCTCTCATCAGAGCCAGCTTCTGGCTCTAGAAAAGAATATTTCAATTCTAATTTAGAATTTTTGTTTTTGAAATAAAATACTTAGTTGACCTCTTAAAAAGAAAACTATTTTTCATTGTTTTTACTTTAAGTTTGTCAACTTATTAATGTCCCATTACCACTATCAATTCATTCTTTTCCAATTTTCATCATATTATTATTTTTTTCAAATAAATCTTGTTCCAATTCGCTAGTCAACAATCTACTTATAAATTGTTCTACACCTCTACTTTCTTTAAATTGTTTTTTAATTTTTTCTTTTTCTTTTTTAAAAAATGATTGAATTTGATTATCTCATTGTATACCATCTTTTGTTAATCCTTGATTTTGAGTTTTGTCGGTAGGACCACTTCCCCCTCCGTTTCACGAATTCCAACTTATTGGACCATCTCCTATTTTTAATCCACATTTATTTTTGAATCATTTATCAATTTTTTCTTCTTTATTTTTTTCTTCATTGCTACTTTTGGTTGTTTGTCAATTAAATCCATTTTCATATACTCCGTTTAATCCGGCACTTCAATTGTCACCAACCTTATAAAAACCACAGTTTTTAATCACTTTCTTTACCACAATCTCTCATTTTTCTTCCAATCATTGTTCTAAATTAAGTTTCAATGTTTCATTATCGTTTTGTTGAAATAATTGTTTCTTCTCTATTTTTACCTTTTTCTTATAATATTTTCCATTTTTTTCAATATTAGCATCATCTGTTTCTCATTTATATCCTTCTTCTACTATTTTTTTAAGAATATTTTTATATCACGAATTTTCTTCATTCTGTTCATTTAAAGTATTTTTTTCATCTAATGTTACTTTTTTAACTTTAATGTGAGCTTTCCCTTGTCCCTTTTTTTCCATCACTTCTTTTAAAATCTTGTCGATTCCGTCCAAATTTTTAGAATTTTTTAGATTTTCGGCTGTTAAAACTTCATTAACTTTTCTTCCATTAACGGAAGATGTTTCCCCTTTAGTTGCTTCTATGGTAGCAGTACTAGTAGCCGCTGCAGTTACAGGAATCAAAACTCACAAAACTTTCGTGAAATGTATTGCCCCACCCACCAACTACTAGTTTGTAATTTTTAAAAAAATATTTAAATTATCAATTTAATTAGAGCCATTTTGTGGCTTTAAAAATATTCCAGTTTAAGCTAAAGCCGTTGGAACAATTCTAAACAAAGGAAGAAATTCTTTAAAAATTCTCAAAACTAATTGAACTAAAGCTAACCTTGCTAACTGAGTTTCCCTATTTGAATCATTAATTATTGAAAAACTTTCATAAAAGGTATGAAATTTTTTAGCAAGAGAATAAAGATAATTAGAAATAATATGTACTTTTAAGTTTTGAATTGCTTTTTGAAAATGAAATTCAACTGCAAGAATAGAATTAATTAAGCTTTGTTCAATTTCACTATCTAACTTTTCAAAAGAAAGTTCAACCCCATCTAACTCAAAATTAATTTTTTCAGTAATTTTTAAAGCTCTAGAATAAGCATATAAGATATAAAAAATAGGATTATTGTAATCCTTATTGTTTAATTTTGAAAGATCTATATCTAACTCATTTTCTTCATCTCTTGAACATAAAAATCACCTAATTTCATCTTTAGATAGATGTTCTTTTAATTCTTCGGAAGAGAGAAAAATATTTTCTCTCTTAGAAAAAACAATTTTCTTGCCATCTACAATCAATCTAGAAAGTTTAGTTGTTTTATATTTCACTAAACTTTCAGGAACATTTATAGATGAAAAGAATGCTTTCATTCTATCTATATGTCCTTTATGATCTTCAGCTAAAGTATTAATTATTATTCCATTAGTTCCTAAAAATTCTAATTTGTATAAGTGATAAATTAGGTCTTGCCCGAAATAAGAGAGATTACCATCACTCTTTACTATTACATCATCTTTTTCATCTCCCTCTTTTTTAAAAGAACTAGTTTTAAATCATAGAGCATTATCTTTTAAATATATAAAATCTTGTAATTTTTTGATTAAGTGAGTTAAAGCTGACTCGCTGCACTTTTTGCTTTCATAGTCTCAATTGTCCACTTTAATAGATAGACTATCTAATTCTTTTTTAATTAGATTTACAAAAAATTCAACTGCAAATAATTTAATTTTTTGCGTTAATTCTTCATTATCTAATTCTCAATAGTGTCCAAATTTTTCAGTAATAGCTTGCGCACAATCTCTTATTTCATTTCCGGAATATTTAATGCTATGTTCCATTAAATTAATTGATGCTCCTTTAGATATAAAGGAGTAAAAAGTATGAATAGATTTAATTAATTCTTCTATTTGAGTTCCAGCATCATTTATTAAATAAGCTCTAAATACTGAGTTGTTGTTGTACTCTAATATATTTGAAAGAGTATCAGTAATAACTCCATTTCTAATATGTCCTATATGAAGAATTCCTGTAGGATTGGCTGATACTATTTCTATAAAATATTTAGTTTTTTTGTTTTCTTCATTATTGGAAAAAGCAATTATTTTTTTTCTTTTTAATGAAGATTTATAAAAGTTCTTTATTAAATTAGAAGAAATAAAGAAATTTAAATATCCTTGAACTGCTTCAATTTTTGGTATTTCTTCATGTTTATTTAATGAATCTAAGAGAAGTTGTTCACTTTCTTCGATGTTTTTCTTATAAGTGGAAGAAATAAGAAAAGGTAAATTTGTACTAAAAAATCCAAATTTAGAATTCTTAGATTCTTCTAGCTCAATTTTGTCCAATAGGAGAGTAAAATTTTTCTTAACTAAAACTTCTCTGAGAGCTTCTTTTAATTGCTCCTTAAGAGTTAAAATCACTTATTTTTTTAAATTGTTAAAAAATTAATAAATTTAAGAATTTTATTATTTACAATGCCCCATAAATTAAGGTTATCATTCGGGGAAGTACATAATTATAGTTAGAAAAAAGATTAAAGAATTTTTAAAATATTCTTTAATCTTTACCAAAACTAGATTTTGGTTGCGTAGTTTAAAGGAAAAACAATGGTCTCCAAAACCATTAACTGAGGGTTCGAGTCCTTCCGCATCCGCCATTTATTAATTTTTTTCATTAATTAAAAAAATAAATCTGCAAGATTTATTTGAAAAATCTAAGATCCTAGAATGTTGAAAATCAAAGTAAACTTTCTTTTTATTAAGTTCTAGTTTGAAAATTTAATTTTTTTAAATATTGGAAAAATTTATGATAAGAACATTATTCACTGTGTCCATCAGCTTTAAATTTATCAACTTATATCATTAATTCTCGTTTCTCAAACTTTAGTTTTTTCTCCTTCCCCTTTTAATCATTCTTTTTCAAAACTTTCCTTAAGAATTTTTTTAACGAATGAATTTATTCCAAAACCTTCTTTAATTCTTCTTTTTTCTTCATTTTTAAGTTTTTTTCATAATTGTTCGAATTCAATATCTCATTTATCACCATTTCCTATTAAACCACGAAATATTGAACCTACTTTAATAACTGGACCCGCACTTTGTCCTGTGATTGAATTTCAACTAATTCCATCACTCGAATCTTTAACTTCAATTTCACATTCATTTTTGAATACTTTTTTAATGTCATTTTCCCCGTTAAATTTGATATTTTTTTGTTTCACAGAAGTAAAATTCATTCCTTTTTTTCATGTACCTGATAGTCCGGCCGATCAATCTAGCCCTTTCTTGTAGAATCCACAGTTTTTAATAATTTCTTTCATTGTTTTTTCGGAAGCTGTTTTTACTCAGCTGTCAATATCAATTTCAATAACTCCATCATTTATTTTTTTAAATTGATTAGATTTATTTTCTTGAATTAAATTACTGTAATATTGTCCAATATTACTTAATACCTTTAAATCTTCTTTATTTTTATAGCCTTCTTCAATTATTTCTTTAGTAATTCCTCAAATTCAAGATTCAATATATTCTTTACTAGTTTTAATTGAATCTTCTTCTTTTACTTTGACTTTTCGAATTTTTATTTTTGATTTTTTATTTTTAGAAACTAAAACTTCTTTTAAAAGAGTTTTAATTTCACTTTTAAAGTTTTTGTTTTTTTCTATGTCTTCTTTTTGTAAAACTTTCTTAATTTTTCCTCCTTTGAAAGAATTTTCTTCTTTTTTTAGATATATATGCTATTCCACTTCCTGCAGAACCAGCTGTCAAAGGAATCAAAATTCATAGCAAAATATTCAAAATTTACTGTTTTCCGCGAATGAAACTTATAAATGTTTTATTAATTAGTGTCTTAAAAGTTAAGTTAAAAGAACATTATTAATTTCTTCTATGTTCTAAATTTCTCAACTTACATTATCAATTCTTTTTTCTCAAATTTTGGTTGTTTGCCCTCCATCTTTTAATCAATCTTGTTCAAATCTTCTTTTTATGCTGTTAGTTACAAATGTTTTAATACCAAAACTTACTTTCAATTGTTCTGTAATGTTTTCACGGTGCTGTTTCAGTAATTGATTCATTTGTTGATCTCACTGTCCATCATTTCTTCGTAATCCTTGTAATTGTAAAGTTGGGCCAGCACCTGCTTGTCCGTTTCCATAACTAGCTCAAGTAAAGCCTGATTTTTCGACATTAATTCCACATCTATTCTTGTATACTATTCCTATGTTATCTTCACTAACATCACCTAAAGACATGCTTTGTACTTTATTCCAACTAACTCCATCCACAAAGACGCCGGTAACTCCAGCGGATCAATTCCAACTTTTCTTATAAAATCCACAACCTTCAAGAACTTCTTTAATAACAGGTTCTATTTGTTTTGCAACTCATTCATCAACTTTAATTTCAAGTTCTTCATCTTTTGGAGTTGTGAAATTTTTTCGGTTATTTTGCTGAATTTCTTTAGCAAAATATTTTCCAACATTTTTTAAGTTTTCTTCAGAATTTAAGTTTTTGAATCCTTCCTCAACAATTTCTTTTGTTATTGCATTAAATCACTTACCAAGAGTTCCCATTTCTGGATTTTGAGAGTCACCTTTTACAATAATTTTTTTTAATTTCAATTTCGTATTTTTTCCCCCTTTTTCTAAAACTTTATTAAGAACTTCTTTTGCATTATTGCTTATTTTTAAATTTTTTATTTCTTCTTTGGTTAAAACGTCTTTGACCTTATTTTTTTCAATTAAAGAAGTATCTTTTTTGGATATGTAGGTAATTCCTGTCCCAGCCGATCCAGCGGCTAAAGGAATCAAAAAATATAATAAACTATTCAAAATTCGTTATTTATTGAAAATGCTTCTTATAATTTCTAAACAATTTATAAAGAAAGAAAAAAGTTAATTAAAGTTCCGTTCTAATAAATTTTTAAAGGCTTCCCGCAGAATTCAAAACTTATTTAGAATTTACTTATTCTAAATTAACTCACAATATAAGGGAATTGATATTTTTTTAAGTTTTAAATTTTTCAACTTATATTATTAATTCCTTTTTCTCAAACTTTGATTGGTTGGTTTTTAGATTCAAATCAATCTTTTTCAAATCTATTTTTGACATTATTTTTGACAAAAGATTCAACACCAACACTTTCTTTCAACTGCTTAGCAACTGTTATGCTATATTTTTTTAGTAAATTTCCTATATTACGATCTCATTCCACATTTTTATTTCGCAATCCTTGTGTTGATAAGGTCGGTCCAGATCCTTCTTGGGGTCAATAACTGGCTCAAGTAATGCTTTGTCCCCTCCCGATTTTAAGTCCGCATTTATTTTTGTATACTTTGCCGATATTTTCTTCAGTAACTTTACCTAAATTTTTGTTTTTCACTGTGTTTCAAGTAACTCCTTGTTGAAAGACACCATCAACTCCAGCC belongs to Mycoplasma parvum str. Indiana and includes:
- a CDS encoding ribonuclease HIII, with the protein product MKYSFLEPEAGSDESGKGDFFGGLHIAITFLEVEDYLKLQKENLLPKINDSKLLSDANVYYLAPKLKEILRNNIISISFGAKEYNRLYSEFKNLNILLSYAHNIVWSSLKEKLLQKNKTMPKKTIIDQFCPKEKYIQYLKNISIEVENINIFQTKAESKFLSCAISSIISRFNFLEEISELSKKLLYELPLGASNKVIESYKELSIKKGFKAEMCCKTHFKTIKKAVI
- the argS gene encoding arginine--tRNA ligase codes for the protein MILTLKEQLKEALREVLVKKNFTLLLDKIELEESKNSKFGFFSTNLPFLISSTYKKNIEESEQLLLDSLNKHEEIPKIEAVQGYLNFFISSNLIKNFYKSSLKRKKIIAFSNNEENKKTKYFIEIVSANPTGILHIGHIRNGVITDTLSNILEYNNNSVFRAYLINDAGTQIEELIKSIHTFYSFISKGASINLMEHSIKYSGNEIRDCAQAITEKFGHYWELDNEELTQKIKLFAVEFFVNLIKKELDSLSIKVDNWDYESKKCSESALTHLIKKLQDFIYLKDNALWFKTSSFKKEGDEKDDVIVKSDGNLSYFGQDLIYHLYKLEFLGTNGIIINTLAEDHKGHIDRMKAFFSSINVPESLVKYKTTKLSRLIVDGKKIVFSKRENIFLSSEELKEHLSKDEIRWFLCSRDEENELDIDLSKLNNKDYNNPIFYILYAYSRALKITEKINFELDGVELSFEKLDSEIEQSLINSILAVEFHFQKAIQNLKVHIISNYLYSLAKKFHTFYESFSIINDSNRETQLARLALVQLVLRIFKEFLPLFRIVPTALA